The Streptomyces sp. NBC_00659 genomic interval GACCGCCCCTGGAAGGGCGGCGCCCCCGTCGGCCCGGACGCCCACGGCTGGCGGGCGCTGGCCCCGAGCGCGGTCGCGTTCGACGAGAAGCACCCGGTTCCCGACGAGCTGACGGTCGACGGGATCCGGGAGATCGTGGGCCAGTTCGCCGACGCGGCGCGCCGCGCCCTGGCGGCCGGCTTCGAGATCGTCGAGATCCACGGCGCCCACGGCTACCTCATCAACGAGTTCCTCTCCCCTCACTCCAACCACCGCACCGACGCGTACGGCGGCTCGCACGAGAACCGCACCCGGTTCGCCCTCGAAGTCGTCGACGCCGTACGGGAGATCTGGCCGCAGGACAAGCCGCTCTTCTTCCGCATCTCCGCGACCGACTGGCTGGAGGACGCGGGCTGGAGCGTGGACGACACCGTCCGCTTCGCCGCCGAGCTGCACGAGCACGGCGTGGACCTGCTCGACGTCTCCACGGGCGGTAACGCCTCCGGCGTGCGCATTCCCGTCGGACCCGGCTACCAAGTCCCGTTCGCCGCACGGGTGAAGAGGGAGACCCCGCTGGCCGTCGCCGCCGTCGGTCTCATCACCGGGGTGGAGCAGGCCGAGAAGATCGTCGCCAACGGGGAGGCCGACGCGGTGCTGCTGGGAAGGGAGTTGCTGCGCAACCCGTCCTTCGCCCGGCTCGCGGCACGCGAACTCGATGCCGAGGTCCACGTGCCCGATCAGTACCACCGGTCCGTGTAGGCGCCGGCCGGCGCGGAGACGGCGGAGCGGGGGCCGGCGCGGAGACGACGGAGCGAGGGCCGGCCTTCGGTGAGGGTGGTCGACGTGCCGTGCCACCATCCGTACCGAAGGCCGGACCCCTGCCCCGCCCGGTCAGGCGGCGCTCGGCGCGGCCCTGTCGGCCGTCACCTCGGCCGTCACCTCGGCCTCCGCTTCGGCGAGCAGCGCGATCAGGGTCGCGCGGGCACGTGCCACGCGGGAGCGGACCGTTCCGACAGGACAGCCGCTGACCAGAGCGGCGTCCGCGTAGGGCAGACCCATCATCTGGGTGAGGACGAACGCCTCGCGCCGCTCGCCCGGAAGCGCGGCCAGGAGTTCGAGCAGGGCGACGCCGTCGTCGAAGCCGGGCAGGCCGGTCGGCTGCGCGTGTTCCACCGCGGTCTGCCAGTCCGCGGTGCCTGTCGACCGTGGCCGGACGGCGGCGTACCGCAGGCTGTCGATCACCGCCCGGCGGGCGATGGACAGCAGCCAGGTCCGCGCCGACGAGCGCCCCTCGAACCGGTGCAGACTGCCCAGCGCCCGCAGGAACGTGTCCTGGGCGAGGTCCTCGGCGGCCTGTGGATCGGCGGACAGATGGGCGACATAGCGCACGACATCGCGGTGCAGCGCGCGGACGAAGCGCTCGACGGCGGCCGGATCACCGGCGCGGGCGGCCAGTGCCCAGGCGGTCGCCGACTCGTCGGCCGACACCGCTCGGCCGTCTTCGTTCCACCTCTCGTGTCCGGGGCGGGAAACAGGCAGGGCAGGAGTGATCACCAGGTGTCCTTCTCGGGTCATCCGTGATCCGGACGGGCGCGAGGCCCATGGGTCCGGTGGTGGGGTGCGGCCGTACAGGAGGTACGACCGGTGCCCGAAGCACACAGGTGGCGCTTCGGGGAGCGGGCTGTCTCAGGCGACAGCGGTCCCCACGGGCGGACCCCGGGAAGTGATCGCGTGAACGAGAAGGAGAAGGCGCGGGGCGCGGTCCGACGAGCGTCGGCGCACCCGGAGCGTCGGCCTGTACGGCGGCAGCGGAAGGGCGAGCAACAGCCGCAGGGGCGCGGCCAGTCGGCCGGCCACCGCCCGCAGGACACGGAACGCGGCGCGCTCACCGTGCCCGAGCCAGAGGCCGCACAGCAGCGCCGCGAGCAGGTGGGCGGCGAACATGCCGTACGACGAGGGCGAGCCCGCGTCGGCTCCCCAGGGGAACAGATGCACCATGGCCCCTGAACCCATGGTCCCGGAATCCATGGTCAGGGAACCCATGGAGCCCATGCCCATGGACCCGATATCCATGACATCCATAGAACTCATGCCCATCGAGCCCATGGCGTCCATCGACATGCCGTCCATGACGCCCCTGCCGGACTGAGCCGGTCCGGCACCCGAGCCCGTACCCGCGTCCGCGGCGAACGCGAGGGACTGGGCCATCGAGAACGCGCTGTGGAGGGCGCCCTGGGCGAGCACCACGACGGACACGACGAACGGAAGCCCGCGCTCACGGCCGGCCAGGCACCAGCCCGCTCCGGCCGTCCCCGTTCCCGCGCCCGCCAGCGCCCACCAGGCCACCGGGGAGCCGGACATCATCACGTGACCGAGGGCGGCGAGCACCACACAGACGGCCGCGAACATCACGGCCCGCAGCATGCGCGTACACCACCCGGCAGTCATGACGGCCTCATCCTCGCATCCGGGGCCCGGACGTCATGAACAGGTACGGAAATCCGCGGACGCGGGGCGGGTGGCGCACCCGTGATCCGGATCACGCGGTCCGGGCACCACCGCCCGGCATGGCGGCCGTCGTCCGGGGTAGTCACGGCAGCACCGTGGATGCACGGCCAGGACAGCGAGACCCTACGTACTGTAGGGTCCCGGCGGTGAGCGTCGTACGGCAGGGGGAGCCCGTGAAGGATCGCGACACCGGGCGCGCGGCACGCGGGCCGGCGTCCGTACTGGCACTGCTCGTACCGAGCCTCGGGATCGCCGCGCTGGGCGTCTACCACCTGTGCGGCTTCGACGTACACGCCCTGCACGGCCGCCCGCACCTCGGCGACGGACTGACCATGGCCGGGGTGATCACGGCCCTGGTCTCGGCGGGCGCGGCGCTCGGTGACCTCCTGTGGCGGGCGACCACGCGCGACCGTCCGCGCTGCGACGACGGAAAGCCGCGTCCGGGCGGACCGTTCGGGACTTCCGGCGGCGACCAGGGCGTCTCGCACCGCCCCTGAGGGATCCGCGACGGGCGCCGTCGAGAGGGACGAGCGACATGGAGACACCCGGCCCACCCCTGCCCACACCAGCTCACCCCCGCCGGCACCAGCCCTCCTCTGCCGAACCAACTCTCCCCGCCAAGACCGGTTCCCCCTGCCGAGACCGGTTCTCCCCCGCCGACACCGGCTCGGCCGTGGCCAAGACCGAGCCGCGGCCCGCCGGTTCCGTTCCGCGCCCACAGCCGGAGTCCGCCGCACCGCGTCCACGGCCGGAGTCCACCGCTCCGCGTCCATGGCCGGACCCCGCCCGCCGTCGGCGCCGAACGACGTCCGTCGGGCCGGCCCGACACGGACCCGCTCCCCGCATTCTCAACACCTCCTTACCTCTTCACCCCGCCTCTGACTGGCCATAACCTCCCCCTTCCCTACAAGATGTAGTGTTCCGGCCTCTGTCCCCACCGGTTCTCCCGGCCTCTCCCCAAGGTGATGCTCCACGGTGTCCGTACAACAGTCAGTGCTCATCCCGGAACAGCGGAACGCGAACCCGCGCCGCGGGGCCAGGTCCGCACGAGCAGGGGACGGAATCCGGCCACGAGCCGCCGCGTTCACGGTCTGGTATCTGCGGCTGCTCGCCGTCCTCAACATCGTCGCCGTGATCTCGCTGCCCTTCCGCGAAGAGGTGCACGAACACAACGGAGGCGAGTTCTTCACGCCCTATCTGGCCACCGCCGGGCTGATCTCGGCGGCGCTGGCCCTGTTTCTCGCACTCGTGATGCGGCGCCGCAAACGAGCCGCCTGGATCTTCAACCTGCTGTTCGCCGGACCGCTCCTGGCGCTCTACACCGCGGCGCTGACCCAGGAGCGCTACCGGCAGCACGTCTTCAACTGGATCTCGGCCCTGCTCACCGCTCTGTTCGTCCTCGCCCTCCTGCTGGGGCGCAAGGAGTTCCAGGCCGTCGGGGACCGCTCGAATCCCCGTCTCGCGCTGGCCGTCGGCGCGGGCGGTCTGCTCGTCAGCGCCACCCTCGGCACCCTGCTCGTCAGCGCCACCAACCGCGTCACGGGAACACCGCTGAGCGACCGGATCGCGTACACCCTGCTGCGTGGCATCAGCGTCGGCCCGCTCGCCGACCGGTTCGACAGCGTCGTCGCCCCCCGCTGGGTCGACATACTCGTCAACGCCTTGGTGGCCGCCACGTTCCTGCTGGTGCTCTACGCGTGCTTCCGTTCGCCGCGCGGTCTCGAACTCCTCGGCGAGGAGGACGAGACCAGGCTGCGAGCCCTGCTGGCCCGGCACGGGGAACGCGACTCGCTCGGCTACTTCGCACTGCGCCGTGACAAGGCCGTCATCTGGTCCCCGAGCGGCAAGGCGGCCATCGCGTACGGCGTCGGCGGCGGCGTGACCCTCGCCTCCGGCGACCCCATCGGCGACCCGGAAGCCTGGCCCGGCGCGATCGAGGCGTGGCTGCGGGAGGCACGGCGGCACGCGTGGACACCCGCCGTGATGGGCGCCGGCGAGGAGGCCGGGACCGTCTACGCCCGGCACGGCCTGGACGCCCTGGAGCTCGGCGACGAAGCCATCGTGGACCGGTCCGACTTCACTCTGGAGGGGCGCGCCATGCGGGGCGTCCGACAGGCGCACAAGCGGATCCGGCGCGCCGGTTACACGGTCCGCGTACGACGGCACGAGGACATCCCCGAAGCCGAGATGGCCGCGGCGACCGACAAGGCGGACCAGTGGCGCGACGGAGCTACCGAACGCGGCTTCTCCATGGCGCTCGGCCGATTGGGAGACCCCGCCGACGGACGGTGCCTGATGCTGGAGTGCCACGACAACGAAGGCGAGCCCCGGGCCGTGCTGAGCTTCGTGCCGTGGGGTGAGCGGGGACTCTCACTGGACCTGATGCGCCGCGACCGGAACTCCGACAACGGGCTCATGGAGTTCATGGTGATCGAACTGCTGCTGCGCGCCGAGGAGTTCGGCGTCGAGCGGATCTCCCTGAACTTCGCGATGTTCCGGTCCGTCTTCGAACGCGGTACCCGGCTGGGCGCGGGACCCGTGCTGCGGCTGTGGTGTTCGGTGCTGACGTTCCTCTCGCGCTGGTGGCAGCTCGAATCGCTCTACCGGGCCAACGCCAAGTACCGGCCGGTCTGGGAACCTCGCTATCTCCTGTTCGAGAAGAGCGCGGACCTTCCCCGTATCGGCATCGCAGCGGCCCGCGCGGAGGGCTTCCTCACCCCGCCGGCCATGCCCCGGTTCGCCTCCCGGCGACCGGCGCACCCGGACCGGCGGTCCCCCGAACCGCCCCCGGCGGCGTCCTCGGCCGACTCCGGTCGTCCCCTGTCGTCCGCGCCGCGCGACTAGACATTCGGCGCGAGCGGCCGCCGCGTTCCGTCGACACGCACGCCGGGCACCCAGGAGGGTGCCCGGCGGCGCTGTCTCACGACTCGCACCTCCCCCGGCCGGGTCCTCCCGTCGGCGGCGTCGCTGCGGCCGACCGTCGGGAAACGGCCGTTCGCTCCGTAGTTGGCCGGACCGACGCCGTCGACGGGACGGCTCCCGGGCGTCACTGTCAGTGCCGTGGTGCACACTCACGATCAATGGCCGTACGCCTGGGGAGGACACCGTGTTCAGGGGGATCGACGAGGTCGACTGGGCCTCGATGGAGCATGCCTACGGAAGCGCCGCGGACGTGCCGGAGCTGCTGCGGGCACTCGCCTCGCCGCTCCCCCAGGACCGGGAGACCGCGCTCGACGGGATGTACGGAGCCGTGCACCACCAGGGCGATGTGTACGACTCGACGCTCGCGTCCGTCCCCTTCCTCTTCGCGCTCGCCGGACACCCCGGACTTCCCGACCGGGGCGGAATCGTGGAACTGCTCGCCAGCATCGGGGGATCGGAGGACGGGGAGATCCTCGGGGACGGCTTCGGGGACGGCGAGGACGGGGCCGGAGGCGGACAGGGCGCGGAGGACCCCGAGGACGACAACTACGCGATGGCGCACGCCGCGGTCCGGGCGGGTGCCGCGGTCTTCCTCGGCCTCGTCACGGACGCGGACCCGGAGGTGCGCCGCGCCGCGTCGTCGGCGCTCGTACGCTTCCACGACGAACCGCCGCACGTCCTGGCCCTGTTGAGCGAGCGGCTGCGGGACGAACAGGAGGACGGTGTCCGGCTGGCACTGGTCGAGAGCCTGGGGCTCCTCGCCCGGCTGCACGGCGGTTGCACGGCCGCTGCGGTGGACTGTCTGGTGTCGCTGTGCGGCTCGCCGCACGATCCGGGACTGCGGCTCGCGGCGCTCGGACAGCTCGCCTCGTGCGCCCCCGAACGGCTGCCCGCCGACCTCGTACCCACCGTCGTCGCACTGCTCCACACCAGGTCACAGGGGATCCGGCCGTCCACAGAGCCCGTCCGGACGTCCACCGACACCCTCATCGGCAGTCTGCGCCGTATGCGCCCCGCGGACGAGGAGGGCGCTCAACTCCTCCGGACGCTCCACAAGGCGCTCGGCGCCCGCACCACGGACCGGATCGCCCTCCTCGAGGGACAGTTGAGCAGCCGGACCACGGCCGACCGGTGCAATGCCGTGTGGATGTCGGCGGGCCTGTTCCGTGAATGGCGGGCCTCTTACGAGGAACCGGTCGCGCTGATCGGTGAGCAACTCGGCTCCGACGAGGAGCGGTTGCGCTGCGCCGCGGTGTCCGTCCTGGAGTTCCTGTTCACTCTGGCGGCTCCGGCGGCCGACCGGCTCGCCGCCCTCGTGGAGTCGGGCACGGACTCCCGGGGGCGAAGCACGGCGACCCTGGACCGCCCCCTCAAAACCCTCGCCCGCTGCGGGGACGCGCGGGCGGTGCCGGCCCTCGCCGAGGTGCTGCGCCACCCGGTCGTGCCGAACGAGACAGGTGACACGGTCGGACATCTGGGCCCGGTGGCGGCGCCCCTGGCTCCGCTGCTGCGCGAGCGGCTGGCCGAGGTCCCGCTCGACTCCCCGGACACCTACGACCGAGCCGCGCCGCTGCTCCGCGGACTCGGCACACTGCGGTACGCCGCGGCCGTACCGGAAGTGCTGCGGCTGCTGAACGGCACACCGCGCGAACTGCGGCTCCGGGACGCTCTGGTGAAGGCGCTGGCCAGGACGCTCGGCGCTTTCGGTCCGCGGGCGCGTGAGGCCGTACCGTCGCTGCGGGACCTGCTGACGGGCGAGAACGCCGTGGCGGCGGCCGACGCGCTGCGGTCCGTGGAGGGGGACGTGGAGGCCGTCCTTCCGGTGCTGCTCGGGGCGCTGGCCCCGGAGGGGGCCCCGGGAAGCCGCCGGGCGGCGGCCGAGGCCCTCAGCCGTAGGGGGGCGGCGGCCCAGGCTCTCGGTCGTATGGGGGCGGCGGCCGCGCCCGCGCTCCCCGGACTGCGCCGCCTGACGGACTCCGCCGGAGTGTGGGAGCGGACGGCCGCCGCCTGCGCCCTGTGGGACATCGCCGGAGATCCGGAACCGGTCCTGCCGGTGTTCCGTGAAGCCTGGCGGCAGAACCCGTACACCCGGGGCACCATCGCCGCGTGCCTCGTCCGGATGGGCGTCGCGGGCGCACCCGTCCACGACCTTGTCCGTACGGAACTGGCCTCGCCCCGGCGGCACCGGGCCCGCTCCGGCGGTCACGGCAGCCACGACGTGCTCGATGACGAACTGCTCCTGCGGGCCTGCCGGACGGCGCTGGAGGCCTCGTGACGAGACCGCGGACCCGGGGATCCGCAGACCCGGGATCCGCGGGGTGGTGCCGGCACGGGGTACCGAGGGTGAGGAGGCCGAATCCGGGGATCCGCAGCAGCGGAGCCGGCACAGCCTGCCGAGGGCGACGAAGCCGCAGCCCGGATGCCTGCGGCAGAGTGGCGGGGTCGCGCGCGGGGGCGCTCGGACCGCGGTCGCGGCCGAGGGGCACGGGGTGCCGGGGTGTGACGCGGGCGAGCGGCCCGAGCCTGCGCCCGCTCAGCTCGTCATCCGGCCCCACAGCGGTCCGATCCGGTCCCACTCCTCGTCCCATCGGTCCATGCGCCGGCGTTCCAGCCGGCCGCGGAGAAGACGGCCGACGGCGAAGGGGACGCCCGCCACGCCCGCGCCCGCGAAGATGCCGATCAGCCAGGCCCGCAGCCGGGCCACCTCCACCGTGGTGGGCTGGTTGACGAGACGCCCGTCGGGATCGGTCCACACCAGGACCGGGGTGTCCGCCGAGGTGCCCGCCGCGACCCGTACCTGGCCGGAGCGAAGGGTGCCGTCCGGCGCCGTCCAGCGGACCTTCGTCCACACGACGCGACCGGTGAGCCCGTTCGTGCCCGCGTCCGGCGCGTCCTCGACGAGCTGAGCGGTGACGGTGCGCGACTCCGCACGATCCCGCGCGAGACTGTTCTCCACGGCGTCGACGGTCACCAGGCCCGAGACCACACCGCCGAGCACCGTGAACACCCCGGCGGCGAGCATGATCCAGGCCTCCAGGACATCGCTTCGCCGCCGCAGCGGGTTGCGCCGCCACCGCCACAGCCAGACCTTCGGACCACGGAACGCCGCCATCAAGGGCATCCTCCTCACGACCGCACGGACACGCCACATCCCCCTCCCTTACGCGCGCACTCCGCGCGATGCTCACTCCCCGTGCCCGCCGGCTCGTCGGGCACGGGGCCGGCGGGCAACGGCACGGCGTGCCGGCGGCCGCGGGACTCTCCCGCGAGCGGCCCAAAGAGCGGCACAGCGCGCCCTCGCCGCCCACCGACACGGCACGTCCGACCTGCGCAAACGCCAGGCCCAGGGGTGACTGTCAGTGCCGGGGTGCAGACTGGCCGGTAGCGTAGACAACGACGTCGCGGAGGTGGCCGGCCATGGCCGACGTACTGCTCACGGTAGGCACCCGCAAGGGGCTCTTCATCGGGCGACGGCGCGGCGGCGCCTGGGAGTTCGACGAGAGTCCGTACTTCAACGCGCAGGCCGTGTACTCGGTCGCGATCGACTCGCGCGGCGAGAGGCCGCGGCTGCTGGCCGGCGGGGACAGCGCCCACTGGGGCCCGTCCGTGTTCCACTCCGACGACCTGGGCCGTACGTGGACCGAACCCGGGCGCCCCGCGGTCAAGTTCCCCAAGGAGACGGGCGCCTCGCTGGAACGGGTGTGGCAGCTGCATCCGGCGGCCGCCGAACCGGGCGTCGTGTACGCGGGGACGGAACCGGCCGCGTTGTACCGCTCGGAGGACCGGGGCGAGTCCTTCGAACTCGTCCGCCCCCTGTGGGAACACCCCACCCGCTCGAAGTGGGTCCCCGGAGGCGGCGGCGAGGGGCTGCACACCATCCTCACCGACGAACGCGACCCGCGGGCCGTGACGGTCGCCGTGTCCACGGCCGGGGTCTTCCGCACCGCCGACGGCGGTGCGAGCTGGGAGCCCGCCAACTCCGGTGTCTCCGCCGTGTTCCTGCCGGATCCGAACCCCGAGTTCGGCCAGTGCGTGCACAAGGTCGCGCGCGACGCCGCGAACCCGGACCGGCTCTATCTGCAGAACCACTGGGGGGTGTACCGCAGCGACGACGGGGCCGGGCAGTGGACCGACATCGGCGCGGACCTGCCGTCCACCTTCGGGTTCGCGGTGGCGGCGCATCCGCACCGCGGGGACACGGCCTACGTCTTCCCGATCAACGCCGACGCAGACCGGGTTCCGGCCGACCGGCGGTGCCGGGTCTTCCGGACGGACGACGCCGGCAGGACCTGGGAACCGCTGACCGCGGGACTCCCCTCCGAGGACCACTACGGCACGGTGCTGCGCGACGCGCTGTGCACGGACGACGCGGACCCGGCGGGCGTGTACTTCGGCAACCGCAACGGCGAGGTGTACGCGTCCGCGGACGACGGCGACAGCTGGCAGCAGCTCGCCTCACATCTCCCGGACGTCCTGTGCGTCCGCGCGGCGGTCATGGCCTGAGACCCGGGAGGCTCCGGCGGCCCACCGCGACGGGCGCCTGCCGGGGTGCCCGGTGCCGAGGGTGCCCGGTGCCGAGGGTGCCCGGTGCCGAGGGTGCCGGCCCGGCTCACCGGAGAGTCGGGACCTCCCGACGTCCGACGGCTGGATGGCTTCACAGGCGTCGAGCGCGCTCTCCGCACTCGATCGGGTGCGGAGAGCGACCGACGACCGTCCAAGCACCGGAGGCCCCGGCCTCCCCTGTGAGGCCAGGCCGGGAACACTCCGCGTGGCTGCTGTCAATCGGCATCGGCCGTCTGCGTCCGAGCGACGCCGGCGATCTCGTCGTACTCCTTCTGCAGGTGATCCGGACGCCCCGCCTGGACCGTCAGGAATCCGCCGATCCCGAACAGGCCGCTGTTCTTCCGGGCCGCGAGCTTCTCCTCGAAGACCGGGCGCGGCATCCCTTTGGTGTAGAGGGACTTGCCCATGAGCGGAAGCGGGATCCTCACATTGGCTTCGGGTTCACGCACCGTGCCCGGCGGGTCCTCGCCCTTCTCGACCTGTTGCATCGCCTCGAAATACCTGCGCCGCAACAGGGTGATGCCCTTGTCGCTGCGCCCCAGACTCTCCGTGGTCCGGTCCGCGACGACCCCTTGGCCGACCCATGCGGCGAAGTCCTGGTTCCCGGTGTGCGAGGTGAGGATCTCGCCGGTCACCGGGTCGGTGAGCGGGCCGTACCAGAACGGAATGCTGTCCTGCTCCTGCTTCCCGGCGGGCACGTCGTCCGGCAGCACCGAGTACTGCCACGTGATGTTGAACGTGCGCCGGTCGTCCATCGGGACGCGGAACTCGATCGTGTTTCCTGAGGCGAGCGTGTAGGGCCAGAGGCAGAGGATGCCACCCTCGGTCACATCGTTCGTGCCCGCGTACGTTCCCTTGGGCGGAACGACGGGAGTCTCCACGACCCGGCCGTTGACGAAGCCGTGCTCGAACTCCAGGAAGTCGATGGACAAGTGACTGGGCACGTACTCGGGGTCATCCGGGTTGCTTCGTACGGCGTTGCCGTTCAGGTGCAGCCACTCGAAGTGCACGGGGTCCATGCCGTTCTCATGGCACTGGAACCAGTTGCAGGGGAGCTCGGTCATGATGATCTCGACGAAGCCGTGACCCCAGCTGAAAGGCTCGAAGTCGGGCAGCAGCGGCGCCTGGTCCGGACCCATGTAGGCCCAGATCAGACCGCCGAGTGTGGCCGTGGGGTAGGCGGTGACGCCGGCCTTGTCGCGGAACCCTCCTGACGGGCCCGCCTCTTCGAACGGCTGGCTGGCGCACCGTCCTTCCGAGTCGAACGCCCAGCCGTGGTACGGGCACCTCATGACGTCGCCGTCGACCCATCCGACACTCAGGTCGGTGCCCCGGTGGGGGCAGTGGCGGGCGATCAGACCGTGGCTTCCGTCCGGCTTGCGGAACAGCACGAGGTCTTCGCCGAGCAGCTTGACGGGTTTGACTCTTCGCCGGCTCAGTTCCAGGATCGGCGCGACCGGATGCCAGTACCGGCGCAGCAGTTCGCCCATCGGCGTACCGGGCCCCACTTCCGACAGGATCTGGTTCTTCTCGGCTGAGAGCATGTTGGTCCCTTCACCTTGCGGAATGCGGTCGTACGGGAACTCCGGACAGTCCATTGCGCGAATGGACTGTCACACCGAGGAATGTCGTGCCGTCACCACTGCGCCCAGGACGCCGTTCCCGCACCACGTCCGGCAGGAGACACCCGGCCGTGGATGACACCCCCGCCGTCGAGGCGTCCCCCGTTGGGGCGGCCGGCTCCGGAGCCCACGGAATCAGGGTCACGCTCGCGATCCCGGACACAGCCATCATGCTGCGACCGGCACCGCTTTATCCACCCACAGCTTTTTGACCCAAGAACGGCATGCCTTATTGAACTTGCGCTGGTGAGCGGGCATTTGCCGTGGAGCGGGCCAGGAGACGCGTAGGGGCCCGTCCTGGCCACCGACCACGGAAGGCCGGTCATACACGTACACGCAAAGCGAACCTCAAGTCTCCCTCAAGTGATCACATTGTGAGATCGTTCCGTCGCAAGATGACCACGAACTGGCACCACCATGACTACGCCAACACAGGGGCATGACACCCCCTGCGGATATCACCAACGGCACCGGACCACGCCTGACCAGCCGTTCCACCAGCCGTTC includes:
- a CDS encoding NADH:flavin oxidoreductase/NADH oxidase, with amino-acid sequence MSALFEPCVLREVTIPNRVWMPPMCQYSAAPEGPSAGAPHDWHFAHYAARATGGTGLVIVEATAVSPEGRISPYDLGIWNDTQVEAFRRITRFLSAQGTVPAVQLGHGGRKASTDRPWKGGAPVGPDAHGWRALAPSAVAFDEKHPVPDELTVDGIREIVGQFADAARRALAAGFEIVEIHGAHGYLINEFLSPHSNHRTDAYGGSHENRTRFALEVVDAVREIWPQDKPLFFRISATDWLEDAGWSVDDTVRFAAELHEHGVDLLDVSTGGNASGVRIPVGPGYQVPFAARVKRETPLAVAAVGLITGVEQAEKIVANGEADAVLLGRELLRNPSFARLAARELDAEVHVPDQYHRSV
- a CDS encoding sigma-70 family RNA polymerase sigma factor, encoding MITPALPVSRPGHERWNEDGRAVSADESATAWALAARAGDPAAVERFVRALHRDVVRYVAHLSADPQAAEDLAQDTFLRALGSLHRFEGRSSARTWLLSIARRAVIDSLRYAAVRPRSTGTADWQTAVEHAQPTGLPGFDDGVALLELLAALPGERREAFVLTQMMGLPYADAALVSGCPVGTVRSRVARARATLIALLAEAEAEVTAEVTADRAAPSAA
- a CDS encoding phosphatidylglycerol lysyltransferase domain-containing protein, translated to MSVQQSVLIPEQRNANPRRGARSARAGDGIRPRAAAFTVWYLRLLAVLNIVAVISLPFREEVHEHNGGEFFTPYLATAGLISAALALFLALVMRRRKRAAWIFNLLFAGPLLALYTAALTQERYRQHVFNWISALLTALFVLALLLGRKEFQAVGDRSNPRLALAVGAGGLLVSATLGTLLVSATNRVTGTPLSDRIAYTLLRGISVGPLADRFDSVVAPRWVDILVNALVAATFLLVLYACFRSPRGLELLGEEDETRLRALLARHGERDSLGYFALRRDKAVIWSPSGKAAIAYGVGGGVTLASGDPIGDPEAWPGAIEAWLREARRHAWTPAVMGAGEEAGTVYARHGLDALELGDEAIVDRSDFTLEGRAMRGVRQAHKRIRRAGYTVRVRRHEDIPEAEMAAATDKADQWRDGATERGFSMALGRLGDPADGRCLMLECHDNEGEPRAVLSFVPWGERGLSLDLMRRDRNSDNGLMEFMVIELLLRAEEFGVERISLNFAMFRSVFERGTRLGAGPVLRLWCSVLTFLSRWWQLESLYRANAKYRPVWEPRYLLFEKSADLPRIGIAAARAEGFLTPPAMPRFASRRPAHPDRRSPEPPPAASSADSGRPLSSAPRD
- a CDS encoding HEAT repeat domain-containing protein; the encoded protein is MFRGIDEVDWASMEHAYGSAADVPELLRALASPLPQDRETALDGMYGAVHHQGDVYDSTLASVPFLFALAGHPGLPDRGGIVELLASIGGSEDGEILGDGFGDGEDGAGGGQGAEDPEDDNYAMAHAAVRAGAAVFLGLVTDADPEVRRAASSALVRFHDEPPHVLALLSERLRDEQEDGVRLALVESLGLLARLHGGCTAAAVDCLVSLCGSPHDPGLRLAALGQLASCAPERLPADLVPTVVALLHTRSQGIRPSTEPVRTSTDTLIGSLRRMRPADEEGAQLLRTLHKALGARTTDRIALLEGQLSSRTTADRCNAVWMSAGLFREWRASYEEPVALIGEQLGSDEERLRCAAVSVLEFLFTLAAPAADRLAALVESGTDSRGRSTATLDRPLKTLARCGDARAVPALAEVLRHPVVPNETGDTVGHLGPVAAPLAPLLRERLAEVPLDSPDTYDRAAPLLRGLGTLRYAAAVPEVLRLLNGTPRELRLRDALVKALARTLGAFGPRAREAVPSLRDLLTGENAVAAADALRSVEGDVEAVLPVLLGALAPEGAPGSRRAAAEALSRRGAAAQALGRMGAAAAPALPGLRRLTDSAGVWERTAAACALWDIAGDPEPVLPVFREAWRQNPYTRGTIAACLVRMGVAGAPVHDLVRTELASPRRHRARSGGHGSHDVLDDELLLRACRTALEAS
- a CDS encoding Rv1733c family protein, encoding MAAFRGPKVWLWRWRRNPLRRRSDVLEAWIMLAAGVFTVLGGVVSGLVTVDAVENSLARDRAESRTVTAQLVEDAPDAGTNGLTGRVVWTKVRWTAPDGTLRSGQVRVAAGTSADTPVLVWTDPDGRLVNQPTTVEVARLRAWLIGIFAGAGVAGVPFAVGRLLRGRLERRRMDRWDEEWDRIGPLWGRMTS
- a CDS encoding WD40/YVTN/BNR-like repeat-containing protein; protein product: MADVLLTVGTRKGLFIGRRRGGAWEFDESPYFNAQAVYSVAIDSRGERPRLLAGGDSAHWGPSVFHSDDLGRTWTEPGRPAVKFPKETGASLERVWQLHPAAAEPGVVYAGTEPAALYRSEDRGESFELVRPLWEHPTRSKWVPGGGGEGLHTILTDERDPRAVTVAVSTAGVFRTADGGASWEPANSGVSAVFLPDPNPEFGQCVHKVARDAANPDRLYLQNHWGVYRSDDGAGQWTDIGADLPSTFGFAVAAHPHRGDTAYVFPINADADRVPADRRCRVFRTDDAGRTWEPLTAGLPSEDHYGTVLRDALCTDDADPAGVYFGNRNGEVYASADDGDSWQQLASHLPDVLCVRAAVMA
- a CDS encoding Rieske 2Fe-2S domain-containing protein, which gives rise to MLSAEKNQILSEVGPGTPMGELLRRYWHPVAPILELSRRRVKPVKLLGEDLVLFRKPDGSHGLIARHCPHRGTDLSVGWVDGDVMRCPYHGWAFDSEGRCASQPFEEAGPSGGFRDKAGVTAYPTATLGGLIWAYMGPDQAPLLPDFEPFSWGHGFVEIIMTELPCNWFQCHENGMDPVHFEWLHLNGNAVRSNPDDPEYVPSHLSIDFLEFEHGFVNGRVVETPVVPPKGTYAGTNDVTEGGILCLWPYTLASGNTIEFRVPMDDRRTFNITWQYSVLPDDVPAGKQEQDSIPFWYGPLTDPVTGEILTSHTGNQDFAAWVGQGVVADRTTESLGRSDKGITLLRRRYFEAMQQVEKGEDPPGTVREPEANVRIPLPLMGKSLYTKGMPRPVFEEKLAARKNSGLFGIGGFLTVQAGRPDHLQKEYDEIAGVARTQTADAD